Proteins from one Paraburkholderia sp. BL10I2N1 genomic window:
- a CDS encoding FUSC family membrane protein translates to MRYSVEIKKFLYSQYFYGGLRIAVGVSLPAVLCLIVFHNRELGFTIATGALGACVVDMPGPLKYKHNEMLACSVIGFLSALATGLATVNAVALWCTVVPLTFVLSLIVVYSNRWPQISFATLFMMIMTLEEHFTPLQALQNASWILLGGLWYTYWATIVSRWQMHRIEQQALAESVFACADYLASRADFYDLDNDLDECYRNLVARQIAAVERQDAARDIVLRNLPKLKSGKLDGRRAALFNLFINTVDLHELFVGSHTDYPLVRTTFGASDLLVFYRDLMRKAAADLEDIGLAVLQNRPPRARVNLKAELRAIEYEIELMRKNDLPKKNPEAYAAVSASFRRVWSSTRLIDKMRKSLSSEADVTETELRLDQALSRFISSRRVPYRQIFSNLTMASPSFRHALRVTIAVAVGFWLGRLLPLTNAYWIVMTTVIILKPGYSLTKQRNGQRIVGTTIGCAASIALIVFVKEPHVLLVVMFASMVMSYSLLLFNYTASVVFTSSYVLLMFHLLAPGSLHIIGERAIDTVVGCAIAIAASHLFPYWEYRLMGKLVNDMIAATRQYLEASWWWSGRPASASAAIPPDTVTEAGALTPMVALAEATLNGGGGTATLDQAAAGDVRSAVAPVSARTAPATAATPAATAAASALDRDYRYRLARKNVHVAFANLGQAFQRMMLEPKSVQKFVPELNDLLVRSHVLASQITAAAPLLRTSAQLHVSVSLQPQQRALTVVRENLAEAEAGTPPPQDQSDVTKQLTRELDTMVVAAEQSPGYSADSVHELKLLAHQCKQMVVASYLIRKDASVIRLPED, encoded by the coding sequence ATGCGCTATTCGGTCGAAATCAAGAAATTTCTGTATAGCCAGTACTTTTACGGCGGACTGCGTATCGCGGTCGGCGTATCGTTGCCGGCCGTCCTCTGTCTCATCGTGTTCCATAACCGTGAGCTGGGGTTCACGATCGCGACGGGCGCACTCGGCGCCTGCGTGGTCGACATGCCAGGGCCGCTCAAGTACAAGCACAACGAGATGCTCGCCTGCAGCGTGATCGGCTTTCTGTCGGCGCTTGCCACGGGGCTCGCCACGGTCAATGCGGTCGCCCTGTGGTGTACGGTCGTGCCGCTCACGTTCGTGCTCTCGCTGATCGTCGTGTACAGCAACCGCTGGCCGCAGATCAGCTTCGCGACGCTCTTCATGATGATCATGACGCTTGAAGAGCATTTCACGCCGCTGCAGGCGCTCCAGAACGCGTCGTGGATCCTGCTGGGCGGGCTCTGGTACACCTACTGGGCAACCATCGTGAGCCGCTGGCAGATGCACCGCATCGAACAGCAGGCGCTCGCCGAAAGCGTATTCGCCTGCGCAGACTACCTGGCCTCGCGCGCGGACTTCTACGATCTCGACAATGACCTCGACGAGTGCTATCGCAATCTGGTCGCGAGGCAGATCGCCGCTGTAGAACGTCAGGACGCCGCACGCGACATCGTGCTGCGCAACCTGCCCAAGCTCAAGAGCGGCAAGCTGGACGGGCGCCGCGCGGCACTTTTCAACCTGTTCATCAATACGGTCGATCTGCACGAGCTGTTCGTCGGCTCCCACACGGACTATCCGCTCGTGCGCACTACGTTCGGCGCCTCGGACCTGCTGGTTTTCTATCGCGACCTGATGCGCAAGGCCGCAGCGGACCTCGAAGACATCGGACTCGCGGTGCTGCAAAACCGTCCGCCGCGCGCCCGCGTGAACCTGAAGGCCGAACTGCGCGCGATCGAATACGAGATCGAGTTGATGCGCAAGAACGATCTGCCCAAGAAGAATCCGGAAGCATATGCGGCGGTGTCCGCCAGCTTCCGACGCGTATGGAGTTCGACGCGCCTCATCGACAAGATGCGCAAAAGCCTCTCCAGCGAGGCCGACGTGACGGAAACCGAACTGCGCCTCGACCAGGCGCTGTCGCGTTTCATCTCGAGCCGCCGTGTGCCGTACCGGCAGATTTTCTCGAATCTGACGATGGCCTCGCCGAGCTTTCGCCACGCACTGCGCGTAACGATCGCCGTGGCCGTCGGTTTCTGGCTCGGGCGCCTGCTGCCGCTGACGAATGCCTACTGGATCGTGATGACAACCGTCATCATCCTGAAGCCCGGCTATTCGCTGACCAAGCAGCGTAACGGGCAGCGGATAGTCGGCACGACGATCGGCTGCGCAGCCAGTATCGCGCTGATCGTCTTCGTCAAGGAGCCGCACGTCCTGCTCGTGGTGATGTTCGCGTCGATGGTGATGAGCTACAGCCTGCTGCTCTTCAACTACACGGCAAGCGTCGTCTTTACATCATCGTACGTGCTGCTGATGTTTCATCTGCTTGCGCCCGGCAGCCTGCACATCATCGGTGAGCGCGCGATCGATACGGTGGTCGGTTGCGCCATCGCGATCGCGGCCAGCCACCTGTTCCCGTATTGGGAATACCGGCTGATGGGCAAGCTCGTCAATGACATGATTGCAGCCACCCGGCAGTATCTGGAAGCCAGCTGGTGGTGGAGCGGCCGGCCTGCTTCCGCCAGCGCAGCCATCCCGCCCGACACCGTGACTGAAGCCGGTGCGCTGACGCCGATGGTTGCGCTGGCGGAAGCGACGTTGAATGGAGGTGGCGGCACAGCGACGCTCGATCAGGCCGCAGCGGGCGACGTGAGATCCGCCGTCGCCCCGGTGTCCGCGAGGACAGCGCCGGCCACCGCAGCCACGCCCGCGGCCACGGCTGCCGCCAGCGCGCTCGACCGTGACTACCGCTACCGTCTCGCGCGCAAGAATGTTCACGTAGCGTTTGCAAATCTCGGACAAGCGTTCCAGCGGATGATGCTCGAACCGAAATCCGTGCAGAAGTTCGTGCCCGAACTCAACGATCTGCTGGTGCGCAGTCACGTGCTCGCATCACAGATCACGGCGGCCGCGCCGCTACTGCGCACGTCTGCGCAACTACATGTCAGCGTGTCGCTGCAGCCACAGCAACGGGCATTGACCGTCGTTCGCGAGAACCTGGCCGAGGCGGAGGCCGGCACACCTCCGCCGCAAGACCAGTCCGACGTCACGAAGCAATTGACACGCGAACTCGACACGATGGTCGTTGCAGCAGAGCAGTCGCCCGGCTATTCCGCGGACTCGGTTCACGAACTGAAACTGCTTGCGCACCAATGCAAACAAATGGTCGTGGCGTCGTACCTGATCCGCAAGGACGCGAGCGTCATCCGTCTGCCCGAAGACTAG
- a CDS encoding Lrp/AsnC family transcriptional regulator yields MGMDLIDRKLLELLQEDATMPIAELAQRVNLSQTPCWKRVQRLKDAGVIRAQVALCDPRKLGVGTTVFVAVRTNQHTEAWAQEFTRAVQGIPEVVEVYRMSGETDYLLRVVVSDIDDYDRVYKLLIRAVPLYDVSSSFAMEQIKYSTALPVRYNG; encoded by the coding sequence ATGGGAATGGACCTCATTGATCGGAAGCTGCTGGAACTGCTTCAGGAAGATGCGACGATGCCGATCGCCGAACTGGCGCAACGGGTGAACCTGTCGCAGACGCCATGCTGGAAACGGGTACAGCGTCTCAAGGATGCGGGTGTGATCCGGGCGCAGGTGGCGCTATGCGATCCGCGCAAGCTGGGAGTGGGTACGACGGTGTTCGTCGCGGTGCGCACGAACCAGCATACGGAAGCATGGGCGCAGGAGTTCACGCGGGCCGTACAGGGCATTCCTGAAGTGGTCGAGGTGTACAGGATGAGCGGTGAGACCGATTACCTGTTGCGCGTAGTCGTCTCGGATATCGACGACTATGACCGCGTCTACAAACTGCTGATCCGGGCGGTGCCGCTTTATGACGTCAGTTCCAGTTTCGCGATGGAGCAGATCAAATATTCGACGGCGTTGCCCGTTCGCTACAACGGCTGA
- a CDS encoding cysteine dioxygenase family protein has product MNHAANLYALDRAAPVRSSGGDARLLSQTSHAFAQPTALERLCRTLELAFERSAQADEPSHQPAFARSVRAALAEAAVDASLLTSAQREGAADSYRRHLLAADSLGRYAVAALVWMPGQASRVHAHHTWCGYAVIDGTLTENIYGWIAADQCASEVRAHPRARGAVSFTRAGYAGIHRLGNASDAPAISLHLYGVPGTQLATHVNDFVRLADQRVSA; this is encoded by the coding sequence ATGAACCACGCCGCCAACCTGTACGCTCTCGACCGTGCCGCCCCCGTTCGATCTTCCGGTGGCGACGCCCGTCTGCTGTCGCAAACATCTCACGCATTCGCGCAGCCCACCGCACTGGAACGCCTGTGCCGCACGCTCGAGCTGGCCTTCGAGCGGTCCGCGCAAGCCGACGAACCATCGCATCAGCCGGCCTTCGCACGCAGCGTCCGTGCGGCGCTGGCCGAGGCCGCCGTGGACGCCTCACTGCTCACGTCTGCCCAGCGCGAAGGGGCTGCCGATTCGTACCGACGTCACCTGCTCGCGGCCGATTCGCTTGGCCGCTACGCCGTCGCTGCGCTCGTCTGGATGCCCGGACAGGCGAGCCGCGTCCACGCGCATCACACGTGGTGCGGTTACGCGGTGATCGATGGCACGCTCACGGAAAATATCTACGGCTGGATCGCGGCGGACCAGTGCGCGAGCGAAGTACGCGCGCATCCTCGCGCGCGCGGCGCGGTTTCGTTCACGCGCGCCGGCTACGCCGGCATTCACCGGCTTGGCAACGCGAGCGACGCGCCCGCCATTTCGCTGCATCTGTACGGCGTGCCGGGCACGCAACTCGCGACGCATGTGAACGACTTCGTGCGCCTCGCGGACCAGCGCGTCAGCGCGTAA
- a CDS encoding mechanosensitive ion channel family protein, with translation MKSCPSRRESGGAPSAGAPPAVRAAYQSPRRHRAFARAVSLLARPCEGAGWSGWFAWAAGAWLAVAVCAVCLGLSPGLARAAGTPVIPALQSLINSATVSSASSARGGSAAEAASAPSPASQAELAHSLDDVITTLDNDHQRAALVAQLKKFRDVSRTVGPAAPAQPSPGLLGAIASGIASVEADVNNGHTPLRYWSGRLNAAGNELYTIVTSQGRESFGRVLLDMFAMLAGWGACAAGLIYLQHWLYARFSIVYELDPNPTTRELLIFALRRVGPWIVAFVAALLFARAMPDALGRTLGTVIAYAIVAGAVFSAICLIMFSLFGSGHRRVAVRLLLVRGRRLLFVIGICGALGDAAVNYDVAHQLGSNLAGLVSTVANMSAALLTGYFALAFRRPIAHLIRNRSYEQRHGHKAATDAFDVLASLWHVPMLMLATVSVIATIAGIGTSENVLQISVVTALLLVLAFFLSAIVFRVTRPGDARRRRRSPYVTRLLRFVGTLLVLFIWLAFFEFAARLWDISLAQAVEESVTARGIAHAVTAIIATVFLAWLVWILVDTAILEALNPSGPRIKGRNPSMRARTMLPLIRNALLVTILTIAGIVTAANLGINVTPLLAGAGVIGLAIGFGAQSLVTDLITGLFIIIEDTISVGDWIDVDGGHAGTVEHLTIRTVRLRDGQGAIHAIPFSQIKIVKNLSRDFAYAVFEVRVPFSADVDHVTRLIREVGADLMADFRYRREMLGSVEVWGLDRFDPNWMVVKGQIKTRPLQQWSVARAFNLRLKRKMDEAGIEIPVPQMRVYTSAADSEGLEVAEDDVETRMAARSQAAGGSATPAQTVAPAVRDVSHAPRPAPPSTGESAPVAPQIPTAGEPGRS, from the coding sequence ATGAAGTCATGCCCGTCGCGGCGTGAATCCGGGGGCGCGCCGTCTGCTGGCGCGCCACCGGCTGTTCGCGCCGCATACCAGTCCCCCCGTCGCCATCGCGCTTTTGCACGCGCGGTATCTTTGCTCGCCCGGCCGTGTGAGGGGGCGGGGTGGTCCGGGTGGTTCGCATGGGCTGCCGGCGCGTGGCTGGCCGTGGCGGTCTGCGCTGTCTGTCTTGGCCTGTCGCCCGGGCTCGCGCGTGCGGCCGGCACGCCCGTGATTCCTGCGCTGCAGAGCCTGATCAATAGCGCGACCGTGTCGTCAGCCTCCAGCGCACGGGGGGGATCGGCGGCGGAAGCGGCATCGGCGCCGTCGCCGGCCAGCCAGGCCGAACTGGCGCATTCGCTCGACGACGTCATCACGACGCTCGATAACGACCATCAACGCGCCGCGCTGGTCGCCCAGCTGAAAAAGTTCCGCGACGTTTCGCGAACCGTCGGACCCGCCGCGCCCGCGCAGCCAAGCCCTGGCCTGCTGGGCGCGATCGCGTCGGGGATCGCGTCGGTCGAGGCCGACGTCAACAACGGTCACACGCCGCTGCGCTACTGGTCTGGACGCCTCAACGCGGCGGGCAACGAGTTGTATACGATCGTCACGAGTCAGGGGCGCGAGTCGTTCGGCCGCGTGCTGCTCGACATGTTTGCGATGCTGGCTGGCTGGGGCGCCTGCGCCGCGGGGCTCATCTACCTGCAGCACTGGCTGTATGCCCGCTTTAGCATCGTCTACGAACTGGACCCCAACCCGACCACGCGCGAACTGCTGATTTTTGCGCTGCGGCGCGTCGGCCCCTGGATTGTCGCTTTCGTCGCCGCGTTACTGTTCGCCCGCGCGATGCCGGATGCCCTGGGTCGTACCCTTGGCACGGTGATCGCCTATGCGATCGTCGCCGGCGCGGTGTTTTCAGCGATCTGCCTCATCATGTTTTCGTTGTTCGGCTCAGGCCACCGGCGCGTTGCCGTGAGGCTGCTGCTCGTGCGCGGCCGCCGGCTGCTGTTCGTGATCGGCATATGCGGCGCGTTGGGCGACGCCGCGGTGAATTACGATGTCGCGCATCAACTGGGCTCGAATCTCGCGGGGTTGGTCTCGACGGTCGCGAACATGTCCGCAGCACTCCTGACCGGATATTTCGCTCTTGCATTCCGCCGCCCGATTGCGCATCTGATCCGCAACCGGTCGTACGAACAGCGGCACGGCCACAAGGCTGCGACCGACGCGTTCGATGTGCTCGCCTCCCTCTGGCATGTGCCGATGCTGATGCTCGCGACGGTCTCGGTCATCGCGACGATAGCGGGCATCGGCACGAGCGAGAACGTGCTGCAGATTTCGGTCGTCACCGCGCTGCTGCTGGTGCTGGCTTTCTTCCTGAGCGCGATCGTGTTTCGCGTGACGCGCCCCGGCGATGCCCGGCGGCGCCGGCGCTCGCCTTACGTCACGCGGCTGCTGCGGTTCGTCGGCACGTTGCTGGTGCTGTTCATCTGGCTTGCGTTCTTTGAGTTTGCGGCGCGGCTCTGGGATATCTCGCTGGCGCAGGCTGTCGAGGAAAGCGTGACCGCGCGCGGCATCGCGCACGCGGTGACGGCGATCATCGCGACGGTATTCCTCGCATGGCTTGTCTGGATTCTCGTCGACACGGCGATTCTCGAAGCGCTGAATCCGAGCGGCCCACGCATCAAGGGGCGCAATCCCAGCATGCGCGCGCGGACGATGCTGCCGCTCATCCGTAATGCCTTGCTCGTGACGATCCTGACAATCGCGGGGATCGTGACGGCAGCGAATCTCGGCATCAACGTGACGCCGCTGCTCGCCGGCGCGGGTGTGATCGGCCTTGCGATCGGCTTCGGCGCGCAGTCGCTCGTGACTGACCTGATCACCGGCCTTTTCATCATTATTGAAGACACCATTTCGGTCGGGGACTGGATCGACGTCGATGGCGGACACGCGGGCACCGTCGAGCACCTGACGATCCGCACCGTGCGTCTGCGGGACGGGCAGGGCGCGATTCACGCAATTCCGTTCTCGCAGATCAAGATCGTGAAGAACCTGTCGCGCGATTTCGCGTATGCGGTGTTCGAAGTGCGCGTGCCGTTCTCGGCGGACGTCGACCACGTGACTCGCCTGATCCGCGAAGTGGGCGCAGACCTGATGGCCGACTTTCGCTACCGGCGCGAAATGCTGGGATCGGTGGAAGTGTGGGGGCTCGACCGTTTCGACCCGAACTGGATGGTCGTCAAAGGGCAGATCAAGACCCGGCCGCTGCAGCAGTGGAGCGTTGCACGGGCCTTCAACCTTCGGCTCAAGCGCAAGATGGACGAGGCGGGCATCGAGATTCCCGTGCCGCAGATGCGTGTCTATACGTCGGCGGCGGACAGCGAAGGTCTGGAGGTTGCCGAGGACGACGTAGAGACGCGCATGGCCGCGCGATCACAGGCCGCGGGTGGTTCCGCGACGCCGGCGCAGACTGTCGCGCCAGCCGTGCGCGACGTGTCACACGCGCCGCGTCCGGCGCCGCCATCGACGGGGGAATCCGCGCCGGTCGCCCCGCAGATCCCCACCGCCGGCGAGCCGGGCAGAAGCTAG
- a CDS encoding NAD(P)-dependent oxidoreductase, producing MNKTLKIALLGATGMIGSRIAAEAARRGHQVTALSRNPERVSADIPNLTAAKADVLDAASVADAVRGHDVVASAYAPPQGEVGGVVAASRALVEGVRRAGLKRLVVVGGAGSLEVAPGKQLVDTEGFPDAYKPVALAHRDALTYYRTVTDLDWTFFAPAALIAPGERTGTFRTGANALITDAGGNSRISAEDYAIAFVDELEQGRFVRQIATLAY from the coding sequence ATGAACAAGACACTCAAAATCGCATTGTTAGGCGCCACCGGGATGATCGGTTCGCGCATCGCGGCGGAGGCGGCGCGCCGCGGGCACCAGGTGACGGCGCTGTCGCGTAATCCCGAGCGCGTAAGCGCGGATATCCCGAACCTCACGGCGGCAAAGGCGGATGTGCTCGATGCAGCCAGCGTCGCTGATGCGGTGCGCGGTCATGATGTCGTGGCGAGCGCCTATGCTCCGCCGCAAGGGGAGGTTGGGGGCGTCGTGGCGGCGTCGAGGGCGCTGGTCGAAGGGGTGCGCCGGGCCGGATTGAAGCGCCTCGTGGTGGTCGGAGGTGCAGGTTCGCTCGAAGTTGCGCCTGGCAAGCAACTGGTCGACACAGAGGGCTTCCCGGATGCCTACAAGCCCGTGGCGCTCGCCCACCGCGACGCGCTCACGTACTACCGCACAGTGACCGACCTCGACTGGACCTTTTTCGCTCCGGCCGCGCTGATCGCTCCCGGAGAGCGCACCGGCACGTTCCGCACAGGCGCGAACGCACTGATCACTGACGCCGGCGGCAACAGCCGTATCTCCGCCGAAGACTACGCGATTGCGTTCGTCGATGAGCTGGAACAAGGCCGCTTTGTCCGGCAGATCGCGACGCTTGCTTACTGA
- a CDS encoding Rrf2 family transcriptional regulator, translating into MNTSSRFAFAVHVLALLSQQDGVPLSSEMIAGSVNTNPVLIRRLLAMLSEAGLTTSQLGAGGGALLARAPEDITLLEVYRAVDDAQLFAMHREEPNPACVVGRNIQAVLRGIIDDAQQAMEASLASRTVADATADVERVERQRERKKRVRA; encoded by the coding sequence GTGAACACGAGTAGCCGGTTTGCGTTTGCCGTTCATGTGCTCGCGCTGTTGTCGCAACAGGACGGTGTGCCGCTCTCGTCGGAGATGATCGCGGGCAGCGTCAATACGAATCCGGTGTTGATCCGGCGTCTGCTCGCGATGCTGTCCGAGGCGGGGCTCACCACTTCGCAGCTTGGCGCAGGCGGCGGCGCGCTGCTTGCGCGCGCGCCGGAAGACATCACGCTGCTGGAGGTCTATCGCGCGGTCGACGATGCGCAACTCTTCGCGATGCATCGGGAGGAGCCGAATCCGGCGTGTGTGGTCGGGCGGAATATTCAGGCGGTGCTGCGCGGCATCATCGACGACGCGCAGCAGGCGATGGAGGCCTCGCTCGCTTCGCGCACGGTGGCGGACGCCACCGCCGATGTCGAGCGGGTGGAGCGGCAGCGCGAACGAAAAAAGCGTGTGCGTGCCTGA
- a CDS encoding DJ-1/PfpI family protein gives MAAKKILFLTGDFAEDYETMVPFQALQAIGHVVDAVCPGKKAGDRVKTAIHDFEGDQTYTEKPGHQFALNASFDDVDPTQYDALAIAGGRAPEYLRLNQKVIDIVRQFAEANKPIAAVCHAAQLLAAADVIRGKRISAYPACAPEVKLAGGEYADIPIDAAITDAPFVTAPAWPAHPEWIRQFLVLLGTRIEL, from the coding sequence ATGGCAGCAAAGAAAATCCTGTTCCTGACCGGCGACTTCGCCGAGGATTACGAAACGATGGTGCCGTTTCAGGCACTACAGGCGATCGGCCACGTGGTCGACGCCGTCTGTCCGGGCAAGAAGGCCGGCGACCGTGTGAAAACCGCGATTCACGACTTCGAAGGCGATCAGACCTACACCGAGAAGCCCGGCCACCAGTTCGCGCTGAACGCATCGTTCGACGACGTCGACCCGACCCAGTACGACGCCCTCGCCATTGCGGGCGGACGCGCGCCTGAATACCTGCGCCTCAACCAGAAAGTGATCGACATCGTCCGCCAGTTTGCAGAAGCGAACAAACCGATCGCGGCAGTCTGCCATGCGGCACAACTGCTCGCGGCCGCCGACGTGATCCGCGGCAAGCGGATCTCCGCCTACCCCGCCTGCGCGCCAGAAGTCAAACTGGCGGGCGGCGAATACGCGGACATTCCCATCGATGCCGCCATTACCGACGCGCCGTTCGTGACAGCGCCCGCGTGGCCGGCCCACCCGGAATGGATTCGCCAGTTCCTCGTGCTGCTCGGCACCCGCATCGAGTTGTAA
- a CDS encoding sensor histidine kinase produces MKLTTKGLLLIAIPAVFELVLLMGIIKAQADATEAQRWALHSQDLLRQTTAILQPVQLESVRLRGDVISGEPGGAAPIALWMDLDRRIDRLAELVADNPSQVERAVQIRQAVQAYRRWSDAVEDLLSAGRRRDVLDRFSDPKSDDVLDRVQTQIAAFQSEERRLDEERMSAAETARERQQMLVVAAVIGSIVFVAVAFGLLARGVRGRLALLSESARRLAQNEPLAEPLPGTDEVARLDLTLHDTSRRLLEAERLKARFQTDLARRAGELARINETLRQQTQENEMFVYSVSHDLRSPLVNLQGFSKELIHVCGDLRRAVRESSLTDVQRARIERLIDEDISEALRYLQTAVLRASHIIDALLRLSRVGRVEYNQQQVEVADIVQRVIDAMRMSIRARGARIVVHDLPPVWGDPIALEQVFANLIGNAVNYLSPSREGRVEIGTTPAPPGVRSLCIFYVRDNGLGIPEIALPRLFSAFQRLHGNVAPGEGIGLALVRRVVERHGGRVWAESTEGVGTTFYVSLPEAASRIVPRDLLDVVGSGEARP; encoded by the coding sequence ATGAAACTGACCACCAAAGGGCTGTTGCTGATTGCGATTCCCGCTGTGTTCGAGCTTGTGCTATTGATGGGCATCATCAAGGCGCAGGCCGACGCAACGGAGGCACAGCGTTGGGCGCTGCATAGTCAGGATCTGCTGCGCCAGACCACGGCGATCCTCCAGCCGGTGCAGCTCGAGTCGGTGCGCCTGCGCGGTGATGTGATTTCGGGCGAACCTGGCGGCGCGGCCCCGATTGCGTTGTGGATGGACCTCGACCGGCGCATCGACCGTCTGGCCGAACTGGTTGCCGATAACCCGTCGCAGGTCGAGCGTGCCGTGCAGATCCGTCAGGCGGTGCAGGCTTACCGGCGCTGGTCCGACGCGGTAGAAGATCTGCTGAGTGCGGGGCGCCGACGCGATGTGCTGGACCGTTTTAGCGATCCGAAGTCCGATGATGTGCTCGATCGCGTGCAAACCCAGATTGCCGCCTTCCAGTCGGAAGAACGCCGCCTCGACGAAGAGCGGATGAGTGCGGCTGAAACGGCCCGTGAGCGTCAGCAAATGCTGGTCGTGGCCGCGGTGATCGGCTCCATCGTGTTTGTTGCCGTGGCGTTCGGCCTGCTTGCGCGCGGTGTGCGCGGCCGGCTGGCGTTACTGTCGGAGAGCGCTCGCCGGCTCGCGCAGAACGAGCCGCTTGCTGAACCTCTGCCCGGTACTGACGAAGTTGCGCGGCTCGACCTGACTCTTCACGACACCAGTCGGCGTCTGCTTGAGGCTGAACGGCTGAAGGCCCGCTTCCAGACCGATCTTGCCCGGCGTGCTGGTGAACTTGCCCGCATCAACGAAACGCTGCGCCAGCAGACGCAGGAAAACGAGATGTTCGTCTACAGCGTGTCGCACGATCTGCGCTCGCCGCTTGTCAACCTGCAGGGCTTTTCGAAGGAACTGATTCACGTGTGCGGCGACCTCCGTCGAGCCGTGCGCGAGTCTTCGCTGACAGACGTGCAGCGCGCGCGCATCGAGCGCCTGATCGACGAAGACATCAGTGAGGCGCTGCGTTATCTGCAGACCGCGGTGCTGCGTGCGTCGCACATCATCGACGCGTTGTTGCGCCTGTCGCGCGTAGGGCGGGTCGAGTACAACCAGCAGCAGGTCGAGGTGGCCGACATCGTGCAGCGCGTGATCGACGCGATGCGGATGTCGATCCGTGCGCGCGGCGCCCGGATCGTCGTGCACGACTTGCCGCCGGTATGGGGAGACCCTATCGCGCTCGAGCAGGTGTTTGCCAACCTGATCGGCAACGCGGTCAACTATCTTAGCCCGTCACGCGAAGGGCGCGTGGAGATCGGCACGACGCCCGCACCGCCAGGTGTGCGTTCGCTGTGCATTTTCTACGTGAGGGACAACGGCCTCGGGATTCCGGAGATCGCTTTGCCGCGGCTTTTCAGCGCCTTTCAGCGGCTGCATGGCAACGTCGCGCCTGGAGAAGGGATCGGACTGGCGCTGGTGCGCCGTGTCGTGGAACGGCACGGTGGCCGCGTGTGGGCGGAATCGACGGAAGGTGTGGGAACGACGTTTTACGTGTCGTTGCCCGAAGCGGCCTCGCGGATCGTACCGCGCGATCTGCTCGACGTCGTCGGTTCGGGGGAAGCCCGGCCGTGA
- a CDS encoding ammonium transporter → MESLKAGTDTLFLLLGAAMVLAMHAGFAFLELGTVRKKNQVNALVKILVDFSVSTIAYFFIGYTIAYGVRFFDPADVLAAHNGYALVRFFFLLTFAAAIPAIVSGGIAERSKFNPQLFATFVLVGFIYPFFEGIVWNNRFGVQAWVSQTFGAPFHDFAGSVVVHAFGGWIALPAVVLLGARHGRYHRDGRIAAHPPSNIPFLALGAWVLTVGWFGFNVMSAQTIDKISGLVAVNSLMAMVGGTLTAWLAGRNDPGFTYNGPLAGLVAVCAGSDIMHPLGALVTGGIAGALFVYMFTCVQNRMRIDDVLGVWPLHGLCGAWGGIAAGIFGLHALGGLGGVSLGAQIVGTLGGIVVATAGGAAVYGLIRVTVGLRLDREDEFNGADLSIHQITSMPERESVG, encoded by the coding sequence ATGGAAAGTTTAAAGGCCGGAACCGACACGCTCTTTCTGCTACTCGGCGCCGCAATGGTGCTTGCGATGCACGCAGGCTTCGCGTTTCTCGAACTCGGCACGGTCCGCAAGAAGAATCAGGTCAACGCTCTGGTCAAGATTCTGGTCGACTTTTCGGTCTCGACTATCGCTTATTTCTTCATCGGCTATACGATCGCTTACGGCGTGCGGTTCTTCGATCCCGCCGATGTGCTCGCGGCCCACAACGGCTACGCGCTGGTGCGCTTTTTCTTCCTGTTGACATTCGCCGCGGCGATTCCGGCGATCGTGTCGGGCGGGATTGCAGAGCGCTCGAAGTTCAATCCGCAGTTGTTCGCGACGTTCGTGCTGGTCGGCTTCATCTATCCGTTCTTCGAAGGCATCGTGTGGAATAACCGGTTCGGCGTGCAGGCGTGGGTTAGCCAGACGTTTGGCGCGCCCTTTCACGATTTCGCCGGCTCTGTCGTGGTGCATGCGTTCGGCGGGTGGATCGCGCTACCGGCCGTCGTGCTGCTCGGCGCGCGTCATGGCCGCTATCACCGTGACGGCCGAATCGCCGCCCATCCGCCCTCCAACATCCCGTTCCTTGCGCTCGGCGCGTGGGTACTGACGGTCGGCTGGTTCGGCTTCAACGTGATGAGCGCGCAGACGATCGACAAGATCAGCGGCCTCGTGGCCGTCAATTCGCTGATGGCGATGGTCGGCGGCACGCTGACCGCCTGGCTCGCCGGGCGTAACGACCCCGGCTTCACGTACAACGGGCCGCTTGCCGGACTCGTCGCCGTCTGCGCCGGCTCGGACATCATGCACCCGCTTGGTGCGCTTGTGACAGGTGGTATTGCGGGCGCGCTGTTCGTCTACATGTTCACCTGCGTCCAGAACCGCATGCGCATTGACGATGTTCTCGGCGTGTGGCCGCTGCACGGGCTGTGCGGCGCATGGGGCGGTATCGCCGCCGGGATCTTCGGACTGCACGCGCTGGGTGGACTTGGCGGCGTCTCTCTCGGCGCGCAGATCGTCGGCACGCTGGGCGGCATCGTGGTCGCGACGGCCGGCGGCGCTGCCGTGTACGGCTTGATCCGCGTGACCGTCGGCCTGCGGCTCGATCGGGAAGATGAGTTCAACGGAGCCGACCTGTCGATTCACCAGATCACGTCGATGCCGGAGCGCGAAAGCGTCGGCTGA